In Drosophila busckii strain San Diego stock center, stock number 13000-0081.31 chromosome 3R, ASM1175060v1, whole genome shotgun sequence, the sequence AGGATCTCAATGATGGCCTCCTCATCAGTGCCCATGCCAGAGATGGCATCATGCAGCTCCTGCGCATAGAATTGTGGCAGCGGCGTCATCAACGCAACAATGACATCCTCAAACTTGCCACCAAGCTCAGACTTCAGGTCCGAAATCAAATCCTTGCCAAAGGAGGTCTTGAAGGCCTCGGCAATCTCCAGACGCTGCACAATGCCGCGACGGGCCAGAATCTCAATGATGGCCTTCTCGTCGGTGCCAAAGCCCTTCATGGCCTTGCGCAGAATGGTGGCATCCTCAACAGGATCGAAGGGATCCGCGGGGTAAACGGTGGGTGTGcactataatttaaaaaaaaaaacacgttaTGTTTTAatctattaattatttagtcaGTGCATGCTATGAATAATTGACGTGCGCTATTTACAGTCACGTAGTgtagaaatttgtttattataaatactttttatatgaCGAGTGTTTACACGGCTTCcggtttttacttttataataattgtattacGATATCAgactttatattaaaaagtaataacaTTTTGTGAATTTATCTTATCTAATGCTGTCGTGCCTAAGCATTTGTTCTATCTTTCAATTGCACACTTGAGGTAATTATAAATATCCAATGaacttacaatttaattgtttcatTAATTCTAATTGAGCATTTCACTCGAGCTTACCTTGAATGGATAGTACTCAGCAGAGCTCATGATTGCTTGATTTTCTTGTTTGGTAGTTTTTCAAAATCTGTAAATAGGAagaaacacaacaaaaattatagtttattaCAGCGAAGCTTAAGCAAGGTCAGCAGGCCAATCAAATaagtatatgtgtatatgttaatatatatgtaatagcCGTGGCAACGATATAAGCCTGCTAAATGACATCATCCAAACACGCGAGACAACATgccacattacgcatacgccccaGTAGTATTTGTGGCGCCGCTGTCCATCGATTTGTGAAAAGTCAAGAGCCGCAAAATAACGAGGCTAAAGAGTGAAAGCTattacagttttgtttttagtataCCTAACGGACTGGGCTGTGTCCGCTTAATGAACTTGTGGGTGCAGTCAACCCTGCGTATGCGTGATAAGCTTGTTTACAGCTGTAGAATTCGGCTATATAGTATGAGTTCAGACTCGAACACGGAATGGGCAAACACAGATAacacatttttgaatttatataaaaatagaaagtcaacaaatgaaaagctaaaaaataagaaGATATGCAAAGACAGATGACGTGGCGCTCATGCAAGACGCCTCCTCATGGagctataaacaaacaaaaaaatgttttaactaTACATACACACTACTAGTATATCCAAAAATTTAACGCTGGAACCGGTTCTAATTTGTTTGTGCGCATAGCAGCGGTCTCTGTTCTTGGTCTCTCTCTTTggccataaataataaaaacaaatttggaACACACGCAAGAAAAACACTTGGTAGTAAGCTAAGAACAAGTAATGCCAACAGAAAAACTTGGAACCCACAATAAGTTGTAATTATGTGTGTACAATTATAAATAGATGCAGATTCATTTGAAATATTCAGAACATGAACGAGTAGTCATCTCAATGAGACTCATTGTATGAATCATAGCACTATAAGTTGAGTCTGAAGCTTTGCCCAACTGTGACGTCAGTTGTAGCCACACAACATCAATGACGTCGCAAAGAGAGAGCCACTCACTAGCCTACGCTTGTGAGAAAAACTGGAATTTCTGGAAAGTTAGACTCTAACCCTAATGCTTAGCAGAGCCTTACTTTAGCTTAAGACGTGTACTGAATTTGTAAGCTGCCTATGAAGATTAGACATGCGTCAATTTATATCTCGTGACTTGATATCTGGCTTCTGTTTAAGCTCAACAGACGACTGTACcttgaaatatgtttattcTATAAGGTTTGTGTGTAATCAGCCTTGATGACGCATCGTAGGCttgcaattatatttgtagAGTATTATGCAGGAATGCTGTCAAGCCCACATTAAGCAATATTTACTGTGGATAATTGAGTTGATTGACGGCAAAGATAACAAGTgtgtatacatacatttgtatatacgCGAAAAACACTTTCCATCTGTATGTAATTTTACTTGTTATCTCTAAATTGCCGCTTTTTGATGtgtttacacatacatatattttaaattgctagaTATTAATCAgaactacatatatatatgtatactatatgGGTGTGTGTTGGTTAAAGTCACACGCGTCTGCGAATGAATGCTCAGAGAGCAGCATAGAGAGGGAGTGTGAAAAAGAGCGCAGCCTCAGTTGAGCATTTGATGATGTCATCTTTGGACAACATAATATTGTTCTATTTGGAACAATTGGCAAACAATAGGATATACAAAGCGTAaaatatctatgtatgtacgCCACGTAGCCGAATTCACTGCAAACCGCACCCACTAATTTGTAGTTGAAAAAATCTTAATATCTATgcacttttcaattttatacacttcgtacaaatatttgttgactGCGACCTGATTAGACACACTGTTCtgattttgtataatatacaCACTaacatatttgtgtgtatataaaaataaacaaaagacatTTAAACTTGAGAGAAAGTCTAAAAATTTACCAAATGATATTCACTCACTGTAAATACGTACAAAGTTTAAAGCGTAGAGCACAGCAAACTCTCGAGGTGAAATAAATACTGAAAGCGTTCAGCGCTGAGCAAGTGCTTTTATATAAACGACCAGAAAGCCGGTGTACTAATGCCAGGGCACCGTCATACTTAACTTAGTATGTGGTAAATTGCAAAGCTGTGGTTTTGTCGTTGCTATACGGCTCAAGGGAAAGACTTTAAATATGCCTAAATTTaagttgtatattttaaaagtggTTTAATGTTGAATTCTATGATTCTAATCGTGAAATAGACTGCAGCcctaaatgcaaacatttactTTGTATGACGTCATTATATGATGTTGTGAAAAGCTCTGCttgtcgctctctcactctcttgatCGGAAAAGCAGCcatttgcaaatttcaattataaccGCCAGGGCGCCAACAATTAACCAACACTTATCGAAAACGATTGCTTCGTGCCAACTATCGATAGTCTGCCATCTCTATTGTCAACAGCCGTGCtcatattattaataataaaagtgccGAAATTAGTAAATTCTAAGGTTGGAAATTAGtttaatgaatgaaaattaaacGCAAGACACTGTGTTTATGTCATTACATTAAACAGCTAAACTTACAAATCATTTTATCATCGTCGCAAATAATAACATAGTGTTTTAATCTAAACAGGTGCTGATTGTGTAAGCGTAACGAGGCATCAACAACATGGAAAAAGTAGTGTCGTCTGGACTAAAGTTGATGCAGATGCAGGTAATGTTCCTACCAAAAGATTACAATTCAATGTGTTACAATAATTGTGCAATTTACTTTAGATGCCGAAGGCAGCATCAGCTGGCCTGCTGCAATGGAATGcgctgcaaatgcagcaagtgCGCCACCGGCAGACCAAGCACTGGAAGCCAGAGTTTAAACGCTTgcgaaagcaaaaatttataaaaattgagttGCCTAATTTCCGCGAAAAGCAAGAGGATATAAGTAAAGAGGAAATGCGCAGCCGTATGAAGGAGCGTGGTGTGCTACCTCCGCGTCCTTGGATGGAACGTCCGTTTCACATCAGCTGCACGGGCGGCATATTTGAGGCGTATGTGCCGCCAGAGGGTGATGGCAAAAAGTCCTTCATCTCAACGACGGGCGCCAAGCAAAAACTCGAGTTTCTTGAGAAAAAGTCAAAGAGCATGATGGCCGTGCGTAAAATACGTTCCTATGAGGAGAGTTTCAACACAGACGAGTTTGAGGAGCATGCACAGGAGCTTTACATTTCAGCGCACACACTTATGGCAGCCAAGGAAAAGTATAAGATACGTGAATTTGTAAGCGAACGCTGCTATCCCGAGATGATGCACAATGTAAAGGACAAGACGATTCGTTGGCGCTTTCTGCAATCGATTGAACCACCACGTGTGGTGCACGCACGTTGCACCGAAGTGATTACCAAGGAGAATCAGTTTGCGCAAGTTACCGTACGCTtccacacacaacaaatgcTGGCTATCTACGATCGCTTTGGCCGCCTCATGCACGGCAGTGAAATCCTCACCAAGGATGTGCTGGAGTATGTGGTATTCGAGAAGCACATTTCCAATGAATACGGCAAGTGGCGACTGCACGATAAGATTATTCCCGATTGgctgccagccaagcagccagcgcCCATTACTTATCGCGTCATAGAAGAGCCTGTTGAGGAGGTGGCCAAAGAGCTGGAAGCAGGCGAGCAGACAAAGCAACTGGAGTCGGGCAGTGAACAGCAGAAGGAGCAGCTAGCGGCGGCAACTTCAGCACAGGCTCTGCCCGAGACCAGCAGTAAACCTACACTGGCCATTTGATTGTACTTTTTGTGGGCTGCTTGGCGGCTCAggaaatttgatttaaatattgtacaaTGATTAAGAGCTTGACCCGCAGCTTATTTACagattttctttttgattttgattacagatatatgtatttgttacactattaaattattattttatttttagtttaagtttggTTGGCTAAACATTTTCGAAATCTTGCATATAGTACTTGGTACTAGGATCCATGCAAAAATCTGTACAGCCCCCTCTGCTATTAAAGCGGTTTCTGTTGCCGCCACACGAGCTGTAAGTGAACTGCACACAGTCATCCTTCACAAAATCGTAGTACCACTTGGTTTGGCCACCATGGCAATCGCCATATTCCGCCTCTTTTGTGCAAACCTctgcaattataattgttatgctgcgattattgttgttagtaaGCTAGAAGTTACCTTTGCGCAAGGCTGTTGCCTTATTTAGCCGAATAGCCAAGCACAGGCTGAGCAACATGCTCAGTCCCAGTAACACTTGCAATAGCTTTGACATCTTAGAGTCaactaaaattgcatttgctcgCTCAGTTATTATATATGCGAACATTTTGATTGAAATGTGTTCTTGCTTAAATAGttaacatatgtacataaagtagttatttcaaataataattattacttaGCGAGCTGTAGCTCATTTATGAGCGACTGTTACTTTTtgagtttatatattaagaGCACAGGAAAGAAAATACCAGGCGAACAGTAACCACTAGTAAGCTGCTAGATATTTATAGTTGAACGCCCAAGGGCTAAATAACTAAAGCTTTAGTCTAAGCACTTAAGGTAAGgctatttataattgttgctattgatgaactattttattttgtacatatttacatCAGTAACAATGCTAAACGATAcacaaaatacttaaaaaaaaaacgtatttcatttgttaaatattcatGTATTtaagtataataaaattgttaatacaaatagcattaaaagttaaagcttagTACggctaattataaatataaacagagTCCCCACATACCCTTTGTGCCAACTGTTTATGTCAAGGAATACATTTTAGTACCCcatactatatacaaaattcaCACTTAGTTTAGTTAAGAAAGCTACTAAATTACTAAACAAAGCTGCTACTGGGCTCATCGAGATAAGCGCAACGTGAGCCTGTTTGCTCCAAGGATTTAGGCAATTTGGTTACGAAAGATccgcttgctgttgctgatgctgctgtgggcgatattgctgctgctgctgatgctgttggcGTTGTTGCTGGCTTAACGGGCGAGAATCTGTTGCTGTAATTGCCAGTGATTGACGTTGTGGCGGCTGCACCCCAGTTTGATGGCTTGATGGGCAACACTTTGGGCTTGGGCGGGAGTGGTGGCGGCGCTTTGGCAATTTCCTGTAAGTCCTGTGCCTTAATTGTGGGCGACACCATTGACATGGACATGGGCAGTTCAGTCTCTTGCTCTACATCAACTTTCATGGGTGAAACGCTGCTCGATTGGCTGCGCGTAATTGAAAGCCGCGGTGCTGCTTGTGGTGCAGCAGCATCTGCACTAGGGCTGCTGGCCTTGCTGACGGGACTCAGATTGGCACGCACTTTGCGCAACTTGGAGGCAGCCGCATTGAGATTCTCCTTGTTCTTCAAAAAGTCCGGCAAATCGAAATTGATTTCAGTGCCACGCTGATCCTCAAGACGCGCCAGCTGCGCACGCTTCAAGCCTTCGAGTAGTTCATCTGCAAGCAAAAGCGAGTTGAGCAAGAGCTTCAGGCTTAAGGTAGTTCTACTATTGCAGCTTACCTTGATGCTCCGCTACTCGCTCTGTTGACTGCAGCTTGACGCCGGCCTTAAGTTTGGCTATGATGGGCTTCTTGGGATCCATGCTGGCTGCCGCTGTGGCTGTTTCCTCGGAATGTTCACTGCTGGTTGATTTCTTTTTCAGCTTGGGCAGCTTGCTGCCAggaatgttgctgttgtcgcgctgctgttgctgctgctgctggcggcgcatGCGCTCCAAGAGCGAGGAGGAGCTTTCGGAACGCAATTCATTGGATTTCATGGAGCAAACATCACTTGGCTTATGGCAGGCAGCTGcatctgctttgctttgcagcagctcattaaaCACTTTGTTCGTTAGCTCATCTAGATGACcctgcgctgcagctgcctcgATGAGGGATCTGCTTTGCGGCTTTGTAGGCTGACGCAGTGAGATTTGCAGCCGCTGTCCATCGGCTACTGTCACTGGCTGCATTAGATCCAGCGGCGTTTGTGTTTCACGCAGCAGCACATGCACGCATTCCATTTGATAGTTATACTTATGCAGTATGGGTCGGATGACTTCATGCAGCTGCTTCTTGGGCTTGCTCTTAACCGAGATAACCTTGGGATCGGGCAAGTCCAGCTTGAAGACAACACGGCGCTCAATCAGCACCTCCTTGCCGGCCAACAGCTGCGCCGACTGCTGCGTGTCTATGGACTTGGTGCTGCCTTGAAAGACAACATCATAGTAGGGATAAACCAGATTGCGCTTCTCCAGCAGACGCTCCACCAGCTGTGCTACTGTTTCGCCAGGTCTAGTCTGCACAATTGTGGTGGCACCATCGGTCAGTATAACGCGGCACAAGTTGCAGGCGCTTTCTGCActtgcagctggagctgcatcAAAGGAGGACAACGAAGAGCGCGAGCTGTGCAAGTCACTTAGTGAATTCTGCACCGAGCAGGGACCGCCTAACAAAGCCAACAAAGGCTGCGATGTGCCCTGTGGCGCTTGCAACATGCCCTGCTGCAAATCCGCCATCACTTCGCTGCGATCACGTGACTTGCTGCGCGTCTTGCGATGCCAGGGCAACAAACTCTTGCGCCGCCGATCCTCCGCATTGCTGGCTGACTTCTTGAGCTGTAAATGAAGCGCATGTTACTTTCAATTTCTTTAATCATATATAAAGACCTACCTTAGGCGAGGCTACGATGTGAAAATTTGTCTTCAGCAGCTCGTCCAGATCGGCGCCTGTGTAGGGCAATGGCTGACGCTTTTGCTCCGCGTCCACGCAGCTTTTGTAAAGTTCAGAGCGTATGAAGCGCTGATAGCTGTCGAATTTCATTAGATTAAAGATTTGCTTTTGAGCTGGCGCAAAAATGTCAGTGGCGCCGCTGTTTAGCTTCTCATCGCCCAGATTGCGCGCTTGGGAGTCCACATTGACGggatcgctgctgctgttggccaaatgCTTGCTGTAGATTTCACGCGCCAAGGCAATGCGCTCCGGCTCCGATTCCTGCTGGCGGTAGCGCTCACAGGCAGTCCAAAAGTAAATATTCTCAGCTGAGAACTCCTTTTTGAGAAACTCGGCAAAGGTTTGCATGCCGGCAGCATCTTGCAACATGCGCTCAAATGAGTTGCCCCAGCTGCTGGGACCTGTGACCTCCACATCCTCAgcatgcgctgctgttgcagctgtggcCATTACACTGGACGGCGGCGCAGGTGTGGTGAATATATGCGGCACATGGAACAGCGccagtggctgtggctgcgtcgcttttgtttgcttcgcTGACTTGAGCTCATCGCTGGGAAAGCTCTTGGTATACACATCATTGTTGTCCGCCGAAGTCATCGAGGCTGTACGGCGTACTCTTGGACTTGTGCCGTCCGCTTTGTCCGGCATTTGCTGTGCTGTCGCCAACTTGTCGCTGCGAGGAGTGCGAAACGATGACTGTCCCCAGGCGCGTCTAAAGGGCGATGCATTGGCGGGCAGTGCACGATTCTGTCAATAAAAGAGCGCAACAgtttgttaagcaattttttaaatatttatgtataaatattacttTAAGAGCCGCAACTGTTTGCATCATCAGCTGAAGTTCAACTGCTACTAGAGTTCGACTCTCTTGCGTTTCATGGGCaatttacaaatacaaattgacaGCCGCCTATGTCATTATCACGGTCAAGCCCTAATGCTGCCCAGTCCACGATAAACTTTTGAGCTTTTATAAacttatgtttatgtttatgcatgtGACTCATGCGGCGGCTCAGCAGTTGGCCAGGCAGGGGCTAATTGTGTGAACAAACTTCTTATTTGTTATGCCGGTCAAGTCATGCACTTTACTGATAAACACATTTAACATTAGCCAGAGCAGCTTACAAATGCATtacatatgttttttgtttgtttttatgtttgcttcccacagctgctgctgctgtgagtcGCTTCTAATGATGTTTCTTTGTTAAGATTAATGAATTCCAAATGCTCTAGCCTTGTATTTTTCTCAGCTACAGTTTGGCATACAATAAACGCTCGACACATTCGAGTTTATTATGAGAGAAATTTGAGCATATCCGGTGGGACTCAAAAGagttaaaagcaattttcattCAATTGGTTCATTAATAGAAACCAATTGGTTCTGCTGGGATTGAACAACTGCTGGTCACGCCACCAGAGAGAGCCTGAGTTTTAAAATGTGACGCAATTATGAATAGAAAGATAAAAAGCCGCATATGTTTGTATTGAAATTTGGGTCAAAAGCTGAGAGCAActtgccatgtgtgtgtgtgtaattacatacatatgcaagttgttttttcatttatttcaactGCAACAGACTGAGGGCAACAAATTCTAAAGTATTTGAGCGTGTGTGCAACAATTGAAGGCAGCCAAGCAAAACTTAAATCAACGTTGATTGCCAAACAATCGCTACATAGCTGGCGAGCAAAGAGTTAGTTCGGTGGGGGGTTACACAGGCGTTAAACAGTGCAGCGATTGTCAATCGTAATCAGGAAATGAACAATTTgccaaagtaaataattaaaataaattgacagcaaaatgcaattgaatataaaaaactgtGTCCAGCTAAGACAAAAACGCaaactgccacgccccaaaCATAGGTtctctttttgcatttgcatgcctGAGTGATCTTCAGTTGGAAGTCATCAGCCTCTGCCTGAGGCTCATTAAAGTCAAAGTCATTGCGCTGAGCTTTGCATATGACAGCGTCcaatgaaaataaacataaaatccCACGAGTAAATTAACAGCTCAGGTTACCAGCTCGAAGCTGCATAAGTTAACGTATTAAAACATAAGATAATTTGAGCTATAAGAGTAATGTGATCATAATTATGGCAAGACTATCACCTCAAGTCGCTGTAACTGGAAACGACTATAGAAAGCCGCAGCAATGCTTCAGACTTATGTGCAgctaataactaaataaataaagtgacCCGCTGATAAGATATTTGTAGTATCTGCTGTGccttataaataaagcaaagaacCACGTACGCAATGCTTATAGATAAAGTGTAGTGAAGCAAAAGACACGCGCTGGATAAGTAAATGTGCCAATGATaatgacaacaaacaaattgacactcatgaaatacaaataatgtaGCTGAAGCTTTTCCAAGTATTTCAACTGATAACTCAATTGGCAAATGACGAATTGCAAACAACTAAAATAATCATAACATGCAGCTAAATATGTTTCTTGCTAACTATGCATGCGTAGTATAAACGAACTAACCATAATTGTTTGGGGGGCGGGGGGAGTTACACCCACAAGCCGTAGCCGTACCCCTGGCTTTTGTCTTGCTTACGTATTATTCTCTTTAACgttatttgcttattatgcGTTATGTTTCGTATTCCAAAGGCGTGCCATTCTCACATgtattgcattttgcatatgtgggtgtgtatgtgtgtgtatgtatgcgtgtgtgttaaTGAGAAAGCGCAAACGTGCTGCCTTTTGTCAACAAAACTGAACTTTACACTTTTTCTATATTTCACTTTCAGTTGCTTGTTCGTTCGCTTGCTgacttttataaattactttaattgcagcagtagattttgtactttttgttgttcgctgctcgttgttgttatttattcaCACATATTTTTTCTCATAAgccccacacacacttgcactcacactctctcacGCCGTTTCTTCGCACGCTACGTTCCACTTCACGTACATGAGAGTCGCTGTAGCCGCAAATCTCTGACTCGTCGCCTCAACGTTTGTAAACTAACTGAGATCGTAACTTGGCCGCTCACTcagcacagctgctgctcatccaGAGACACtgatatgcacacacacacacacacacacacatggtaTAAACTTACAGCTGTGTGTTGACAGCAAACTGAGCGTGGAGAGTCACaattttatcttttgtttaatatacgtttgctttaaatttgttttcacaAATATTCGggcatttattttagtttaaaattgaGGCACACTCCCCATACAATAATACGCTTACaaacgctctctcgctctcttgaaTTCGAATTTCGAAGTTGCTATGCCAAGTGTTTTTACATCTGTGTGCGCCGTTACTCATTCTTCTGttcagctgttgctgtctcttttGCACACTAcactgctctgctctgctctgctcattTGACTGTTGTCTATTCAAGCGACACCGGCTGCTCTTTTGTCTCTCGCTGCGATGCTTATGAATGAactacactcacacacatatatacatttgtgggtgggtgtgttTTTTTCATGATCTCGCTCTCCCGCTCTTGCTCTCCCATTATCTTTGTGTGAGCAGCTGCTTTGCCAATTAAACGTTTTATGACGTTAGCaattcattaaattgtttatgttctTTGTGTTATTGCTAATTTAtagcaacgcacacacacgcacttcgCTTAGATCTAAATAATTCGCCCATTTAGTTAGGCAGCACATTTTGGTAATTAAACACAAAGGAAAAAACGAGACAAACATGAAAGGAATGCTGTTAGTAAATAAACTGCGCTAAAAATAACCAAAAGCGGCGAATATAAATTAACAGGCCCCAGCTAGCGAAAACCAAACAAAAGagctaaacaattgaaataattaaaatgccaggcaatttacagcagcagcaacaaatatgcgGGCTGACCGCTAACTTTTGTTGGCTACTGTTTCAAGTATTTAGCGCTAGGCGTGCCCAACTACAACAATTACGCTTTGGGCATGAAATTGCAGTTGAGGTagtcaaatttcaaatatatagtTGCTTATACAGCATTTACTAAAAATGACTACATTACGcacttttgttgcaatttaaacaaaaaaatgtgtgtgtgtagcagttaaattaaatatccggcttgttgctatttactgttaatttcatttgttagaCGTGCATGCGGGTCACATGCGTTCTAACAAtcaattgacacacacacacacatgcatagctatatataataattgcataatgACGTATTTGAGATATGCACTTTTTACTGATAAATGTGACTAAAGATAAAAGGTGCACCTGCTCAAATACGTGGGTGAAGCGACAGTAATAACAATTCGGGTATTTCCTAAAAAGAAAGTGAACAACGTAGCGCGTTCAACAATTGGAAAGTTATTATGACTGGCCATAAATACAATtgccaataataaataaaagcaatttactACGCtctatacattttgtttaataaatttttatataaatttttacttaactaaattaagcGTAAGTCGtacatttaaacaaacaattgccaaatgGCAGAGATCACGCAATCgacgtttaatttaattgatttaagttGAATTGAGTGgtaaacaaaagaaactttCTGTGCAAATCGAATGCAGCTggatatataataaaataaactatgcTAATGCTTATTCAAAAGTGACTCACGCGCACTAC encodes:
- the LOC108602852 gene encoding regulator of G-protein signaling loco isoform X2, with the translated sequence MSNGSTNKLKNNKLNVERSESICNMVERFVQSLGQLNDSGSCFDASFEIKHILQSPSLLATPRLRGRDRCLTELDREQLTRFVAEFEARQQQRGASTPKSKCRSPFVCRKAKELYGSVSGRRSASPQICVQPTLLELEEQPMRRCAEAEDLMPPPMALARVQAERRSCRSAARVLQFFRRRGSHKLSEPELNTSRCSSPVLLRHPAPLETERASVSASEDEDEPDDGISSASSNLTTQSNGYSSSSQSSNSRNISPDSSFEMHAPLLPRFKMTPPRAVCKASKDFARFLRGSFHAKRASITTLRRSLSDPDGVQQLDFSKLPTVHVVRNRALPANASPFRRAWGQSSFRTPRSDKLATAQQMPDKADGTSPRVRRTASMTSADNNDVYTKSFPSDELKSAKQTKATQPQPLALFHVPHIFTTPAPPSSVMATAATAAHAEDVEVTGPSSWGNSFERMLQDAAGMQTFAEFLKKEFSAENIYFWTACERYRQQESEPERIALAREIYSKHLANSSSDPVNVDSQARNLGDEKLNSGATDIFAPAQKQIFNLMKFDSYQRFIRSELYKSCVDAEQKRQPLPYTGADLDELLKTNFHIVASPKLKKSASNAEDRRRKSLLPWHRKTRSKSRDRSEVMADLQQGMLQAPQGTSQPLLALLGGPCSVQNSLSDLHSSRSSLSSFDAAPAASAESACNLCRVILTDGATTIVQTRPGETVAQLVERLLEKRNLVYPYYDVVFQGSTKSIDTQQSAQLLAGKEVLIERRVVFKLDLPDPKVISVKSKPKKQLHEVIRPILHKYNYQMECVHVLLRETQTPLDLMQPVTVADGQRLQISLRQPTKPQSRSLIEAAAAQGHLDELTNKVFNELLQSKADAAACHKPSDVCSMKSNELRSESSSSLLERMRRQQQQQQQRDNSNIPGSKLPKLKKKSTSSEHSEETATAAASMDPKKPIIAKLKAGVKLQSTERVAEHQDELLEGLKRAQLARLEDQRGTEINFDLPDFLKNKENLNAAASKLRKVRANLSPVSKASSPSADAAAPQAAPRLSITRSQSSSVSPMKVDVEQETELPMSMSMVSPTIKAQDLQEIAKAPPPLPPKPKVLPIKPSNWGAAATTSITGNYSNRFSPVKPATTPTASAAAAISPTAASATASGSFVTKLPKSLEQTGSRCAYLDEPSSSFV
- the LOC108602852 gene encoding regulator of G-protein signaling loco isoform X4, which codes for MNRALPANASPFRRAWGQSSFRTPRSDKLATAQQMPDKADGTSPRVRRTASMTSADNNDVYTKSFPSDELKSAKQTKATQPQPLALFHVPHIFTTPAPPSSVMATAATAAHAEDVEVTGPSSWGNSFERMLQDAAGMQTFAEFLKKEFSAENIYFWTACERYRQQESEPERIALAREIYSKHLANSSSDPVNVDSQARNLGDEKLNSGATDIFAPAQKQIFNLMKFDSYQRFIRSELYKSCVDAEQKRQPLPYTGADLDELLKTNFHIVASPKLKKSASNAEDRRRKSLLPWHRKTRSKSRDRSEVMADLQQGMLQAPQGTSQPLLALLGGPCSVQNSLSDLHSSRSSLSSFDAAPAASAESACNLCRVILTDGATTIVQTRPGETVAQLVERLLEKRNLVYPYYDVVFQGSTKSIDTQQSAQLLAGKEVLIERRVVFKLDLPDPKVISVKSKPKKQLHEVIRPILHKYNYQMECVHVLLRETQTPLDLMQPVTVADGQRLQISLRQPTKPQSRSLIEAAAAQGHLDELTNKVFNELLQSKADAAACHKPSDVCSMKSNELRSESSSSLLERMRRQQQQQQQRDNSNIPGSKLPKLKKKSTSSEHSEETATAAASMDPKKPIIAKLKAGVKLQSTERVAEHQDELLEGLKRAQLARLEDQRGTEINFDLPDFLKNKENLNAAASKLRKVRANLSPVSKASSPSADAAAPQAAPRLSITRSQSSSVSPMKVDVEQETELPMSMSMVSPTIKAQDLQEIAKAPPPLPPKPKVLPIKPSNWGAAATTSITGNYSNRFSPVKPATTPTASAAAAISPTAASATASGSFVTKLPKSLEQTGSRCAYLDEPSSSFV